The Thermovirga sp. genome segment GCCAAGGTGATAGTCAGCGCCGGGATCAACCCCGTGGCGGCCCTGGCGCGATTGAACAACGAGGAAACGCTGGGTTCGCCCTTCGCCTTGAAAGTCGTGGAATCTCTATGCAGGGAGGCCGTATCCGTGGCCAACGCATCGGGGTTGGCCTTTGACGCCGACGAGGAGTGGGACGGTCTTTTGAAGGTCCTCGAACTAACATCGGGCAACAGGTCATCCATGCTGCAGGATGTCGAATCGGGGAACAGGACCGAGATTGAGGCCATCAGCGGCGAGATCATGAGGAGGGGCATCGCGGCGGGCCTTGAAATGCCCTCCACGGTGACGGTCTACAATCTTGTGAAGGCTCTCGAGGTGGGCCTTCACTCGTAAGCTTTTTTTAAAATCTCGCCAACCTGTGTCGGTTCTTGGGCCGTCCATGGATAACGTAGACCTTGAACGGACCCGGGCGGAATATTTTGTGTGTTGAGCTGGAAGGAAGGAGCAACATGGAGAAGTCACCCTCGGATGGAAATGAGGCAAGGTCGGGTCTGAAGGCAGCCATCGCGGCCTATACGGTCTGGGGCCTGCTTCCGGTTTTCTGGAAACTCCTGGGCGGCGTGCCGGCGCCCGGGATACTCGCCCACAGGATCATATGGTCGCTGGTGTTCGTGGCGGCGATAATGATCCTGCAGGGGAACCGGAAAGAATTGATGGCCGGCTTTCGAAATGTCCGTACCGCGGCCTTGCTCTTTTGCAGCAGCCTTTTCATCGCCGGCGACTGGTTGCTCTTCATCTGGGCCGTCAACACCGACCAGGTCCTGGAGACGAGCCTGGGTTACTATATCAATCCCCTGGTCACGATTTTTTTCGGCTTCGTCTTCTTCCGCGAGAGGGTGGGGAGGGTCCAGTGGTTCGCCATCATTATCGCTGCCGCGGGTGTGCTGTACCAGGTCGTCCTGCACGGGAACGTCCCCTGGGTTTCCCTGGGGCTGGCACTGACCTTCGCCTTCTACGGTTTGATAAGAAAGAAGGT includes the following:
- the rarD gene encoding EamA family transporter RarD, whose protein sequence is MEKSPSDGNEARSGLKAAIAAYTVWGLLPVFWKLLGGVPAPGILAHRIIWSLVFVAAIMILQGNRKELMAGFRNVRTAALLFCSSLFIAGDWLLFIWAVNTDQVLETSLGYYINPLVTIFFGFVFFRERVGRVQWFAIIIAAAGVLYQVVLHGNVPWVSLGLALTFAFYGLIRKKVVIDCLPGLFAETLYLSLPALLFLVLADVRHTGTFMAGDISLDLLLILTGVMTSLPLLWFAYGARRLKLVTVGFLQYIAPTLQFFLGVWVFHEPMDFPTLVTFVWIWVALSLYSWGNLVVLKKEHALFDAATGPGAGA